In one window of Arachis ipaensis cultivar K30076 chromosome B06, Araip1.1, whole genome shotgun sequence DNA:
- the LOC107646733 gene encoding uncharacterized protein LOC107646733 produces the protein MTVVEYMNKFEELCRFSEVCQGASEGYEDWKCIKYEGGLQNDIMSTVVPMEIRSFFQLVNKSRVVKECSRKTAIARNDCRKFCKKDQGKSFAPRGQEFKRSGHAPQYSQGHLSRNCPRRETQDAGRSQQQGQIFATTVNDAARSESLIRGICKIGNQTLVALYDTGASHSFISHDRVDQLGLKLSELACDLHVHTPASNIVITKLCAQ, from the exons ATGACGGTGGTCGAGTATATGAACAAGTTTGAGGAGTTGTGCCGATTCTCCGAAGTCTGTCAGGGAGCATCAGAGGGCTACGAGGATTGGAAGTGTATCAAGTATGAGGGTGGCCTCCAAAATGACATCATGAGTACCGTAgtgccaatggagattaggagcTTTTTCCAGTTAGTCAATAAGAGCCGAGTGGTGAAAGAGTGCTCGAGGAAGACTGCAATAGCTAGAAATGATTGCCGGAAATTCTGTAAGAAGGATCAAGGCAAGAGTTTTGCACCTAGGGGCCAAGAGTTCAAAAGAAGTGGCCATGCACCGCAATACTCCCAAG GGCATCTCTCCAGGAATTGTCCACGTAGAGAGACTCAGGATGCTGGTCGATCTCAACAACAAGGTCAAATCTTTGCCACGACGGTGAATGATGCCGCTAGATCCGAGTCTCTAATCCGAGGTATTTGTAAAATTGGTAACCAAACTTTAGTTGCTTTGTATGATActggagcatcgcattcattcatatCACATGACAGAGTTGATCAATTAGGGCTCAAATTGTCAGAATTAGCTTGTGACTTGCATGTGCATACACCAGCTTCTAATATTGTGATAACTAAACTATGTGCTCAATAA